The DNA window CCTCCCCCAGCAGCTCAGCGGCACACAGTGAGGGGGATCCAGACAGCGACTGGACCAGACAGAGCCGAACTCTGAGGTCACctaggaaaaagaggaagagaggccGGCCGCCGCTGGCCGGCAGAAACAAACCGCCGCTCGCAGTCACAAACAAACGGAAGCGGTCAGCACCCACTCAACGTTTTAACTGTCAGGTGTGTGGCCGCACTCTGCAGGGTAAAGGCTACCTCCTCAAACACGTTCTGCAGGTCTGCGCCCAGGACAAAGACTGCCGCTGCGGCTTCTGTGGCGAGTGTTTAGACTCCGCCTCCAACCTTGCCAGTCACCTACAGATGCACCAGGTGAAAAGTAAAACCTGCTCCTTCTGCGGGAAAACCTTCAATTCCATTCTGGCACAGGAGCTGCATGTGCGACTGCACACCGGAGAGAAACCGTACACATGCGACGTCTGCGGCAAAAAGTTCAGTCAAAGGGGAAACCTGTCGTCACACATGCGCGTACACACCGAAGAGAAACAGTTCAAGTGTACTGAGTGCAGCCGCGCCTTCTGCCACATGTCGTCTCTGGAGCGACACCTGCAGGAGCACCGGGAGGAGCAGGGACTGCACACCTGTGGTGTCTGCGGGAAGGAGTTCATGAAGGCGCACGGCCTGCAGCGACACGTGGCCAAACATGAGAAGGAACGCGAAGATAAACCTAAGAGGCTGCGCAGCTCAGAGCCGAGACACATCTGCAAAGTTTGCGGGGACGTCTTTCAAAGGAGGTCTTACTTGGTGACACATGTGGAGACTCACCTGCAGGACCCAGACTGTCGTTGTGGACTCTGTGGACACCAGTACGAGTCCCCCGCCAGTCTTTCTGCTCACCTGAATTCGCACCGCGATTTCAGCAACACGTGTCACATCTGTGGGAAGAACTTCCCTGCTCACTCTGCTCTGGAGTTACACTTAAGGGTCCActcaggagagaaacccttcatcTGCAGCTTCTGTGGGAAAGCCTTCAACCAAAGCGGCAACCTAAAGATGCACCTGAAGATCCACACGGGGGAGCGGGCGttctcctgcagcctctgtgGGAAGGGCTTCACTCAGAAAAATACTCTGGACACACACGTCCGCTTCCACAACAAAGAGAGACGCTTCCTGTGCCAGGTGTGCGGAAAGGGCTTCATGCAGGACGTGGACCTGAAGAGACACATCCTGATCCACACCGGAGAGAAACCATACAGCTGCACAGTCTGTGGAAAGACTTTCCAGGCCAAACGCTCGCTCAACGGACACCTAAAGGTCCACGTCATGACTGGGTCCGGGCCAGATCAGagctcagagcagcagaggacagACACTTTCTACTCGGGCTTCATTCAGCTGTAGGGGCGGGGCTTAACGTTGactctgtgtttgcatgtttccgGTTAGAGAGGAAGGACTAACCTGTTGGTTTAACTGACAATACAGTTAATAACAGAACCATCTGCCGGAGTTCTGACCCTCTTCAGCTTCATCATTTCATCTGTTCGTCGGTGCTGTCCAATaaagtttaaatcaaaatgagtCGAATGTTGTTACCATAACTTTTACATTTAAGATCCGTTGTGTTGTTTTAGTGAATCAAATTTGGAACCTTGACGTCATCTCAGCTGTGAGCTTGTTGTTACACGTGTTATAAAAGGACACGTCTGTTATTTCAATGATCACTCGTATTAAAAAGTAATGAAGAATTAAAAACTTCACAGCATTAGTCAGATTTCATCCAAAAGTGAGCACTGtccaaattgcacaaatacaaaatgttgcCACCACATTTGCACAATTAAGAGAGTGTGCAGGCATCCAGCCAATTATTATCCCTGCTGTTCGGGGTCACGGGCTGGAGCCGACAGGCAGGTTACACCTGGACTGGAAGCCAGTCAGTCACAGgcctgacatatagagacagatgTAGAGAGTCTGGTTTCTAAACTCTtctttcaaatgtgtgttttactgcATTAGACCCCTAAAGGCAGCGGACGGAAATTTGCtaattttgcaatgactgtaGGAAACCTCCGTAAGGGGTTCCCATCTGCCAgaactcactcttgttgccctgcttaACGCTGGTTTAAGGCCTCCCCTATTGattttttgcctagggccccaacagattCTAGATCCCCACTGCCTTCTGGTTCAAAAGATACTGTGCAGAACATTTCAACAGGATGTAGAGACGTCTGTCTAGTacttaaaaatgtttatgtCTCTGACCTTAGACTGTATACTATgtcatgattattattattgttatttacagtctatgtctCTGACAGACAGCAGATGTCGAGACACTAGTATCTGTGGTGTCTGTAGCAGAAGGGTCCTCCCGTCCTGAAGGGGGCGGCTCTGGCTCTGACCCCCCTCTCAGCGTGGTCTCGTTGACCCGGAACGGGCCGGTCTGTTTTCACTGGTGTTGGCCGATGTACGGGCTCTTGTCCCGGGATGTCTCTTTCTGTAGCCCCTACGCGCTGCGGGCTACGGGCCCTGACGCAGGCGGTGTCGGAGCAGCTGTCCCGGGCCGGGTCGGAGATCTTGACGATGCTGAAGAAGCGGAGCGGCGGCTCGCGGGGCTCCGGGTGCCGCCGCCAGCTGCACGTCCTGCGGCTGCTGCTTACTGAACGGCTCGCGGCGGCGGCAGAGCTGATCGTAGGACTGCTGCAgcgggaggtggaggagaaccGGCGGCGCCTGGAGCGGCAGAGCCGGATGCTGGAGGCTGTGCTGAGCCCGGAGGTCCGACTGACTCGGACAGGTGAgatgtgctgctcgggtggtccaagtttctgAGAaatcgttcttccgacttcagtgtgttcacgtgatttcagttcagaaagtctgaacgttgaaacagcagcaacaaacagCGTTGATGCTACGAGGACGATCATcgaaatgtaactgttaaaagagatacttgagcaaaaagttgatgcaATACGTGAATGACAAAAccaaacatattttgcccctcatgtgatgacgattctgacgtcaagctGGGAAGTCAggcacctaattcttttccgagtttccgagttgttgttcatgagcattttacaactcggaaattcgtttttccgatgtgtccgacaccacatgcaCACAACGATTAACTGAGTAAGTGaaagccaatcacagcagctgttATTGATTATCAGCCTACAGACATCAGGTGCATTGATCTGTGGATGAGTCCATATCTCCTGTACTCCTCCGACACACTGTCTACATTCAACTCTGAAATGTTTGGACAGGAGgaagagctggagaggagcgagggaAACCAGGGCATTTACAGCAGCGTGTTATGTACACGTCCACAAACTGTGAACAGAAGAGATAAGGAGGCGAAGGTGCGGAATGAAAGCAAACAGCTGTTACCAGGCAACCTGCAAGATATATAATGAAACTGTTAGCAACGGCAATCAAAGCTGCTGAGTGAGtgaaatagaaaacacacagacattacaTGATGCAAAAGTTATGAGTCTCTAACAAAGTCTTAAATTAGATTATTCAAAGACTGCAGGAGGCCTGAAACATAACTGATACCAAACTGAatccctgtgatgtcacagcggCATGTTGTCATCATAAATAAAGAGTGTTAATTAGAGTGTTCATCCGGATTAATCAGTGAAAGTCAGGACACGCATCACTGTTGActtttctctttcctgtttcATAATCATTTTTCCGTCTAGATTCCATCGGCACGTTCACTCTGAGGACATCCAGCGCTGACAAAAAGCCCCTGCTGTATTCTGAGGGTAAACCCGCTGACCTCTTCACAGCCCCGCTTAGCTCCGCCCCCTCAGACACCTCAGCAGCGGAGAGCGATGACGACTGGAGGGGAAGCGACAACTCGTACAGCAACACAGAATCAGCGGACTCAAAGACAGACGCAGGGCGGCGCTCTAATGCTCGCAGACAGCAGGGGGCATCATCTGACCAGACGGCGGCTCATCGCTGTGTCGTCTGTGGAAAAAGTTTCCGTCACAGGGGATATCTGACGAAACACGTGGAGACACACTCAGACCAGCGTGTTTGTGGAGGACAGATCCAGTCCTCAGACTGTCTGGTGGACCGTCTCAGGTCTCACAGGGACGCCACTAGAGGGAGCAGGGCCTGTGGGATCTGCAGTAAAACGTTTCAAAACATGGAGACTCACATGCGGAgtcacactggagagaaacctTACAGCTGCTCTGTCTGCAGGAAGAGCTTCCCCCGTGCAGGAGCCCTCAGGAGACATAGGAAGATCCACAGCAGGAAGTCGAACAAGGTCTGCCCGGTCTGTGGACTTACCATCAGCACagaccagctgctgcaggaccaCCTGAAGACCCACCAGGAcgaggacagagagcagagaccGGACGAGGAGGACGGTCAATCAATGACAGACAGTAGGCAGGACTCTGGGCTGAAGCGGCCTCAGGGGTCTTGGTCCTGCAGGGTCTGTGGGGACTGGTTCCACAGCCAAGGTTTCCTAAGGAAACACGGCGAGACGCACTGCAGAGATGCTCAGAGCGTCTGCGGCGTCTGTGGACAGCAGCTGAACTCACCTGAGGCTCTGCAGACTCACCTGCAGTCCCACAGAGAGACTGGGGGGACCTGCTCTGTCTGCAGGAGGACTTTCCAGAACCTGCAGACCCACATGAGGACCCACACAGGGTTCAAACCGTACCGCTGCTCCGTATGTGACAAACGCTTCCCCCGAGTGGGGGCGCTGAGGAGGCACAGGAAGATCCACGGCGGGGAGCAGCTCTGTGGGCGGAGCTTCACAGAGACTCACTCCAAGGAGATACACAATGAGGAGTACGCAGAGTCGGACCCTCAGAGTCTTAAGTCTCAGACTGAGGACAGTCTGATTGAAGGAGAAGACACAGAGACGCCTCAGACGAGTCACTGCTGCAGAGTGTGCAGCGAGACGTTTCAGAGTGACGGCGGTCTGAGGAAACATGTGAAGACTCACTCATCAGAGTCTGCGTGTGGAATCTGTGGACAGACTTTACCCCCATCAGAGACCCTCATAGACCACCTTCAAGTCCACAGAGACGCCGCTAAGATCTGTCATGTCTGTGGTAAATCCTTTCAAAACATTGACACTCACATGCGGAGCCACACGGGGGTCAAACCATACGTCTGCGGCGTCTGCGGTAAGTCCTTCCCACGGCCCGGAGCCCTGCGGCGCCACAGAAGGATCCACAGCGGGGAGCGACCTTACATCTGCGAGTTCTGCGGGAAGACGTTCATGGACAACGGAGCTCTGAGCACACACATCAGGAAACACACCGGCGACAAACCTACCCACCGAGTCTCCTGCCAGACCTGCGGGAAGAGCCTGGCGTCTGTCCATGTCCTGGAGGTCCACAAGAGGATCCACACAGGAGATAAACCGTTCCAGTGTCTGGTCTGCGGGAACACCTTCAGGCAGGTGGGGGGGCTGAATGCCCACATGATGACCCACAGTGGCGAGAAACCGTACAGCTGCAGCCTCTGCGGGAAGAGCTTCAGCACCAAAGGGTACCTGCAGATACACCTGCGCTTCCACAGGAAGGAGTGTGCCTTCAGCTGCAGCCTGTGCTCCAAGGCCTTTGTCACCAAGAACGACCTGAAGAAACACCTGCTGACTCACAGCGGGGAGAAACCCTACGGCTGCTCCATCTGTGGGAAGCGCTACCAGGAGAAACGCTCCAGAGACATCCACATGAAGGTTCACCTGGACGTCCATACTGACAAGGACCCTATCAGGAGGCACGACGGTCTGCAGCCAGACTTTATCCAGCTGTAGAGTCCAAAAAAGGGAGTAATGACTTTCAAAACATCTTCAGCTTCATATTTAGCTggaaatagcacaaagacaacaagtcaaatgttgaaactgagataTTTATTGCGACAAATGATATGTCATGTTTACGGCTCTGTAACATCACACTTTCTTTTCACGACACTGTAAGTGTTTGTGACCTGAGGAGACcagttacttttattttgaaggttgaCCCTTTTTACTAAATATGTATGATTTCAGTTGTCTGACTTCAGGTCTCTAATGCTGCAAATATTTGTAATGGGTGACGAGTCCGGACTGCAGGGAGGTCAGTTAACCACCTGGACTCTTACTGTAATGCCGTGCTGCTGTAACACGAGCACAATGTTTGACGCTGAGTTGATAAAAATGgccttccttaaaaaaaagtctgtttggcTGCACATGTTGCTCCTAAACCTTTTTACATGCTTCATAGGGCtgtcaaaaaatgaaatgtttaatcgcgatcaatctaaaaaaaaattgacagcatgtttgaaattccattattttgcatataaaaataaaattattatgcttttattttgaatgtttgtactgCGTTAAACTGAGAGTACTTCACTTGCTGTGTGTGCGCTCACAGTGCCAATGCATTTCCGTTACTCATGTCTGATTGGTTTCCACGGTCATGTGACCCGGAAACCAGACCTGTCTGCTCAATAATGACAGTAAACATCAGGAAACTGCAGCAGAGAAGCAGTGAGTGACGTCAACTTACATTTACTAGTTTATAAAGTACTCGACACCACGTGACTAGGATCGAGACGACCCTCCCGGTACACCggctcctcctgtcctcctctggGACGGTGTTCAGTACGGACATGTTGAAGCTCCACACTCTAAGGATGTTCGTGGACCAGCGGCTCTCCGCCGCCACCGATGACATCCTCCGCCATTTTGCCTCAGTGATCTCCGAGTATGAGCGCGAGGTGTTCCGATTAAGAGAAGAGATCGACCGACAGAAGAGGGGACGGATGGAGGCTGCGGGACGACCCGAGGACGAACCGGAGGATGAAGCCGCCGGTCAGTGAGACTGCTGTTTGTTGgtttgagaaataaatataaatatttagatTGTGACGTAGCGGCTTTCCCCGCCAGATGGCGCTGTTGTTTTAGGAACTGGGAACAGTCAAGCTGTTACCATAGTAACAGTCGGTAGTCATGTTAGAAGGGTGAACTAGTGACCTTCAGGacaaacagtaaacaaacaaacaaacaaactgggaGATAATGGACaggttaccatagcaacagtaagAAAACAGATAAAATAATTTTCGCTAATACAAAGTAGATAATTGGAGTAAATTGTCTGCATTGACTTCCTGCCtgttcattaaatgtttttcaaagactCCATTTGATCTTCACTGCTCCCTCGCTGCCTTGCTgcctctgcctctgtgtgttgtttagTGTTTGACCTCAAATGACTGtttacaacaacacaaactaacagCCGAGGCCACATTGAAGTAAGGGAACTAAAGGTGTTTTCAATATTTCCATCTTGCATTAGCAGATTGCTGTTATACACCAGTTCATTCTGAGCGAGTGATCTGATTGGATAAGAGCTCATCCATAGAGcatttctgttcttttaaaGTGCATCCTTGCTTCCTTCACTTTTGTCCTCGTCCCTCCCACCAGAGAGGCATCGAGGAGATACGTTTCTGTGAAGATAACGGCATCAGCGTCagtttgggttagggttagtttcAGCCTTTCTGCTTTATTatgaaatgatgaatgaattCTTGATGATCTGATGGTGAAGTTTCATGATGTCTCAGGAACTttggaaattatttttcattttcagaacgAGAACTGAACTGACTCTCATTAAGCCTTTTTTGAAACGTTTATAACTTCATACTAAATATTATTTTGGTTATACACTCAGTGCACATTTAATGTAAACAGCAACAATAAGAGAAGTTGAGATATGTGCAGGAGAGGTATATAACTCGACCGGTCTTATTGGACGacctgaaaaaaatcaataaaataaaatcagatagaataaacataataaaataaaaggtaaagTTATAACAAAATAAAGAGTTTCAGCTCTGAGACTTGTTCTGCTCTCTGGGATGTCACCAtcttcctgtgtctgtctctcaggtgttttc is part of the Labrus mixtus chromosome 16, fLabMix1.1, whole genome shotgun sequence genome and encodes:
- the LOC132990570 gene encoding endothelial zinc finger protein induced by tumor necrosis factor alpha-like, with the translated sequence MCRLQLLRVSIRERMSAAAEAFMLQLEEEEEGAAEIPALRTLLTERLTVAAEEIVDLFKETVAEYEERVERSEREICRQRRLLDAVLKPEVRLHRADSLHSEIINHRDLEPLADAADLNQSEPEEVDSPASCSRPRGSSSPSLHQPSSPSSPSLHQPSSPSSPSFHQPSSPSSSAAHSEGDPDSDWTRQSRTLRSPRKKRKRGRPPLAGRNKPPLAVTNKRKRSAPTQRFNCQVCGRTLQGKGYLLKHVLQVCAQDKDCRCGFCGECLDSASNLASHLQMHQVKSKTCSFCGKTFNSILAQELHVRLHTGEKPYTCDVCGKKFSQRGNLSSHMRVHTEEKQFKCTECSRAFCHMSSLERHLQEHREEQGLHTCGVCGKEFMKAHGLQRHVAKHEKEREDKPKRLRSSEPRHICKVCGDVFQRRSYLVTHVETHLQDPDCRCGLCGHQYESPASLSAHLNSHRDFSNTCHICGKNFPAHSALELHLRVHSGEKPFICSFCGKAFNQSGNLKMHLKIHTGERAFSCSLCGKGFTQKNTLDTHVRFHNKERRFLCQVCGKGFMQDVDLKRHILIHTGEKPYSCTVCGKTFQAKRSLNGHLKVHVMTGSGPDQSSEQQRTDTFYSGFIQL
- the LOC132990569 gene encoding zinc finger protein 431-like translates to MSLSVAPTRCGLRALTQAVSEQLSRAGSEILTMLKKRSGGSRGSGCRRQLHVLRLLLTERLAAAAELIVGLLQREVEENRRRLERQSRMLEAVLSPEVRLTRTDSIGTFTLRTSSADKKPLLYSEGKPADLFTAPLSSAPSDTSAAESDDDWRGSDNSYSNTESADSKTDAGRRSNARRQQGASSDQTAAHRCVVCGKSFRHRGYLTKHVETHSDQRVCGGQIQSSDCLVDRLRSHRDATRGSRACGICSKTFQNMETHMRSHTGEKPYSCSVCRKSFPRAGALRRHRKIHSRKSNKVCPVCGLTISTDQLLQDHLKTHQDEDREQRPDEEDGQSMTDSRQDSGLKRPQGSWSCRVCGDWFHSQGFLRKHGETHCRDAQSVCGVCGQQLNSPEALQTHLQSHRETGGTCSVCRRTFQNLQTHMRTHTGFKPYRCSVCDKRFPRVGALRRHRKIHGGEQLCGRSFTETHSKEIHNEEYAESDPQSLKSQTEDSLIEGEDTETPQTSHCCRVCSETFQSDGGLRKHVKTHSSESACGICGQTLPPSETLIDHLQVHRDAAKICHVCGKSFQNIDTHMRSHTGVKPYVCGVCGKSFPRPGALRRHRRIHSGERPYICEFCGKTFMDNGALSTHIRKHTGDKPTHRVSCQTCGKSLASVHVLEVHKRIHTGDKPFQCLVCGNTFRQVGGLNAHMMTHSGEKPYSCSLCGKSFSTKGYLQIHLRFHRKECAFSCSLCSKAFVTKNDLKKHLLTHSGEKPYGCSICGKRYQEKRSRDIHMKVHLDVHTDKDPIRRHDGLQPDFIQL